The following are encoded together in the Halopseudomonas salegens genome:
- the hisI gene encoding phosphoribosyl-AMP cyclohydrolase encodes MTDKTDNTDWLDAIKWNEDGLIPAIAQDVHSQRILMVAWMNREALQLTVAESRAIYWSRSRNRLWRKGEESGHVQRLHELRLDCDADVVTLQVEQLGGIACHTGRQSCFYRVYRDGAWHSVDPVLKDPARIYEAPHE; translated from the coding sequence ATGACAGACAAGACTGACAATACCGATTGGCTTGACGCCATCAAATGGAACGAAGACGGGCTGATTCCTGCCATCGCTCAGGATGTGCACAGCCAGCGCATCCTTATGGTCGCGTGGATGAACCGCGAAGCACTGCAGTTGACGGTTGCCGAAAGCCGTGCAATCTATTGGTCACGATCGCGTAATAGACTCTGGCGCAAAGGCGAAGAGTCGGGCCATGTGCAACGGCTGCATGAGTTGCGTCTGGACTGTGATGCCGACGTGGTCACCCTGCAGGTGGAGCAGTTGGGCGGTATCGCCTGTCATACCGGTAGGCAAAGCTGTTTTTATCGGGTCTATCGCGACGGTGCCTGGCACAGCGTCGACCCGGTCCTGAAAGATCCGGCACGCATCTATGAGGCGCCCCATGAGTGA
- a CDS encoding phosphoribosyl-ATP diphosphatase — MSDTLHRLAAVLEQRKAAAADSSYVASLHAKGLNKILEKVGEECTETLLAAKDCANRADKSELIYETADLWFHSLVMLSHLGLGPDDILNELERRFDLSGLAEKASRQQ, encoded by the coding sequence ATGAGTGATACCTTGCACCGTCTGGCAGCGGTTCTGGAACAACGTAAAGCGGCCGCAGCGGATTCATCCTATGTCGCCAGCCTGCATGCCAAAGGACTGAACAAGATTCTGGAAAAGGTCGGCGAGGAATGCACGGAAACCCTGCTTGCCGCCAAGGACTGCGCCAACCGCGCGGACAAGTCCGAACTGATTTACGAGACGGCCGACCTGTGGTTTCACAGCCTGGTCATGCTCAGTCATCTGGGCCTCGGCCCGGATGATATCCTGAACGAACTGGAACGCCGCTTCGACCTTTCCGGTCTGGCTGAAAAGGCGTCCCGCCAACAGTAA
- the tatA gene encoding twin-arginine translocase TatA/TatE family subunit has translation MGFGGISIWQLAIVLVIVILLFGTKRLKGVGSDLGEAIKGFRKSVNTEEDDKRKPELDDKGETLDVNAQEKRQDSQSRD, from the coding sequence ATGGGTTTTGGCGGCATAAGCATCTGGCAACTGGCGATCGTACTGGTCATCGTCATTCTGCTGTTTGGTACCAAACGCCTGAAAGGCGTTGGCAGTGACCTTGGGGAAGCCATCAAGGGCTTTCGCAAGTCGGTCAACACCGAAGAAGACGATAAACGCAAACCCGAGCTGGATGACAAGGGTGAGACCCTGGACGTGAACGCCCAGGAAAAACGTCAGGATTCCCAATCCCGAGACTGA
- the tatB gene encoding Sec-independent protein translocase protein TatB, whose translation MFDIGFIEMLAVAIIALLVLGPERLPVAVRAVGLTLGRIKRGFADVKKQIEKEVGADEIRQQLHNEKILANLEKQEREAGEATRRAEALDQQPAPKTASNVRKRASSDDTRDDRTAAPDAASETATPPVNDTQAGNEEKG comes from the coding sequence ATGTTTGACATCGGCTTTATCGAAATGCTGGCGGTGGCGATCATTGCCCTGTTGGTGCTTGGCCCAGAGCGTCTCCCGGTCGCTGTGCGCGCCGTAGGATTGACTCTCGGGCGCATCAAGCGCGGGTTTGCCGATGTGAAGAAACAGATTGAAAAGGAAGTCGGCGCCGACGAAATACGCCAACAGCTGCATAACGAGAAGATTCTGGCCAACCTGGAAAAGCAGGAGCGGGAAGCCGGGGAGGCAACCCGACGCGCCGAGGCGCTGGACCAGCAGCCTGCGCCAAAAACAGCCAGCAATGTGCGCAAGCGTGCCTCCTCTGATGACACCCGGGATGACCGAACGGCAGCACCTGATGCGGCAAGTGAAACCGCCACTCCACCCGTAAATGACACCCAGGCTGGCAATGAAGAAAAAGGCTGA
- the tatC gene encoding twin-arginine translocase subunit TatC → MKKKADLSGLAENMPLVAHLTELRSRLLRIVLVWMLIFAGLFYFANDLYAFISEPLRVFLPEGTSMIATDVASPFLTPFKLALISALFLAMPFVLHQLWSFIAPGLYKHEKRIAIPLLASSIVLFYAGMAFAYFVVFPLVFGFFTSTAPAGVAVMTDINKYLDFVLTLFLAFGFAFEIPVATVLLVLAGVVDVAKLRHIRPYVLVGCFVTGMVLTPPDVISQTLLALPMWLLYEVGILFSLLIKPVKKPADADTRATEQE, encoded by the coding sequence ATGAAGAAAAAGGCTGACCTCTCTGGGCTGGCGGAAAACATGCCGCTGGTCGCACACCTGACTGAATTACGCTCGCGTCTGCTGCGAATCGTACTGGTGTGGATGCTGATCTTTGCCGGTCTGTTCTATTTCGCCAACGATCTCTACGCGTTCATTTCAGAGCCCTTGCGGGTTTTCCTCCCGGAAGGCACCAGCATGATTGCCACCGATGTGGCTTCGCCCTTCCTGACGCCGTTCAAACTCGCGCTGATCTCGGCGTTGTTTCTGGCCATGCCCTTTGTACTGCACCAGCTGTGGAGTTTTATTGCACCTGGCCTGTACAAGCACGAGAAGCGTATTGCCATACCCTTGCTGGCTTCGAGCATCGTGCTCTTCTATGCCGGCATGGCCTTTGCCTACTTTGTCGTTTTCCCGCTGGTTTTCGGTTTTTTCACCAGCACTGCGCCCGCCGGTGTGGCCGTGATGACCGACATCAACAAGTACCTTGATTTCGTGTTGACCCTGTTTCTGGCCTTCGGTTTTGCTTTCGAGATTCCGGTTGCCACCGTGTTATTGGTCCTTGCTGGCGTCGTTGATGTGGCCAAGCTGCGCCATATCCGCCCCTATGTTCTGGTCGGCTGCTTCGTCACCGGTATGGTGCTGACACCCCCGGATGTCATCTCTCAAACCCTGCTGGCATTGCCGATGTGGTTGCTTTACGAGGTCGGCATTCTGTTCAGCCTGTTGATCAAGCCGGTGAAGAAACCAGCCGACGCGGACACCAGGGCCACGGAGCAGGAATGA
- a CDS encoding 16S rRNA (uracil(1498)-N(3))-methyltransferase, whose amino-acid sequence MNLLLLDTDDFVAEDQVVLRGRRLQHLHEVHQASAGDHVRVGQIDGLMGSGALLELTADQARLHVQLDQSPPAKLPLTLLLAMPRPKMFRRILQHCATLGVDELILLNSYRVEKSFWQTPFLQPANIRENLLLGLEQARDTRLPTVRIEKRFKPFVEDHLPALSSDILSLLAHPGSATACPRDVQQPTLLAIGPEGGWIPYEVEKLQAAGLQPVHLGDRILRVETAVTALIGRLF is encoded by the coding sequence ATGAACCTGCTGCTGTTGGATACCGATGATTTTGTCGCAGAGGATCAAGTTGTTCTGCGTGGCCGGCGCTTGCAACATCTGCACGAGGTGCATCAGGCAAGCGCAGGCGATCATGTTCGAGTTGGTCAGATCGACGGCCTGATGGGCAGTGGTGCACTGCTTGAACTGACGGCTGATCAGGCCCGCCTGCACGTGCAGCTCGATCAGTCACCCCCGGCAAAGCTGCCACTGACCCTGTTGTTGGCCATGCCCCGGCCAAAAATGTTTCGCCGCATCCTGCAGCACTGTGCGACCCTGGGCGTCGACGAGCTCATACTGCTCAACAGCTACCGGGTAGAGAAAAGCTTCTGGCAAACACCCTTCCTGCAACCCGCCAACATCCGCGAAAACTTGCTGCTGGGTCTGGAACAGGCGCGTGACACTCGACTACCCACTGTGCGCATCGAAAAGCGCTTCAAACCCTTCGTCGAAGATCATCTACCCGCGCTCAGCAGTGACATACTCAGCCTGCTCGCACATCCCGGTTCCGCGACTGCCTGTCCGCGAGACGTGCAACAGCCGACCCTGCTGGCTATCGGCCCGGAAGGCGGCTGGATACCCTATGAAGTCGAGAAGCTGCAAGCAGCGGGCCTGCAACCCGTGCATCTGGGTGATCGCATTCTGCGGGTGGAAACCGCCGTCACTGCACTGATTGGTCGATTGTTCTGA
- a CDS encoding DNA-3-methyladenine glycosylase I, whose translation MSLPLYHADDGQPRCGWCASTPDFLPYHDNEWGYPVDDDQRLFEKLCLEGFQAGLSWRTILAKRDNLRAAFADFDYQRIAAFTPADVERLLQDAGIIRHRGKIEAVINNARRMPELLAEAGSLAAFVWSFEPDPHSLPAPQSQTTSAESIALSKALKKRGWAFVGPTTMYAFMQAMGLINDHLPGCAWRDAATRARAAFQPPR comes from the coding sequence ATGTCACTGCCGTTGTATCACGCCGACGATGGCCAGCCGCGCTGTGGCTGGTGCGCCAGCACGCCGGACTTTCTGCCCTACCACGACAACGAATGGGGTTATCCGGTAGACGATGACCAGCGTTTGTTTGAAAAGCTCTGTCTGGAAGGTTTTCAGGCCGGCCTGAGCTGGCGCACCATCCTTGCCAAGCGTGACAACCTGCGGGCAGCCTTTGCCGACTTCGATTATCAGCGCATCGCCGCTTTTACCCCGGCGGATGTTGAACGACTACTGCAGGATGCCGGCATCATTCGTCATCGCGGCAAGATCGAAGCGGTGATCAACAATGCCCGCCGGATGCCGGAACTGCTCGCCGAAGCCGGCTCGCTGGCTGCCTTTGTCTGGTCCTTCGAACCTGACCCGCACAGTTTGCCGGCACCCCAGAGCCAGACCACCTCAGCCGAATCCATCGCCTTGTCGAAAGCGCTGAAAAAGCGCGGTTGGGCTTTTGTCGGCCCGACCACAATGTATGCCTTCATGCAGGCCATGGGCCTGATCAACGACCACCTGCCCGGCTGCGCCTGGCGTGATGCCGCAACCCGCGCCCGCGCTGCCTTTCAGCCGCCACGCTGA
- a CDS encoding winged helix-turn-helix transcriptional regulator, with product MRWEELDQQPCSLARSMAVVGDRWTLLVLRDCFLGVRRFEAFEKRLGITRHILTDRLKKLVEHGVLCKQAYQQRPLREEYRLTEKGLALHPVILALVHWGDTYMMADEQGPPVVHVHRECGQIMQPVMTCSCCGEAVGARDIRVEVGAGWPATEVLPQASQRGG from the coding sequence ATGCGTTGGGAAGAACTGGATCAGCAACCCTGCTCACTGGCACGCAGTATGGCGGTGGTCGGTGACCGCTGGACCTTGCTGGTGTTGCGCGACTGCTTTCTGGGGGTACGGCGGTTCGAAGCCTTCGAAAAGCGCCTGGGGATTACCCGGCATATTCTGACCGACAGGCTGAAGAAGCTGGTCGAGCATGGTGTGCTGTGCAAGCAGGCCTACCAGCAGCGGCCCCTGCGGGAAGAGTACCGTTTGACCGAGAAAGGCCTGGCGCTGCATCCGGTGATTCTGGCGCTGGTGCATTGGGGTGATACCTATATGATGGCCGACGAGCAGGGGCCACCGGTTGTCCATGTGCACAGGGAGTGCGGCCAGATAATGCAGCCAGTCATGACCTGCTCCTGTTGCGGTGAGGCGGTCGGTGCGCGGGATATCCGCGTTGAGGTGGGTGCTGGCTGGCCGGCGACCGAGGTGCTGCCGCAAGCGTCTCAGCGTGGCGGCTGA
- a CDS encoding SDR family oxidoreductase, translating to MSTAPAALIIGAGDATGGAIAQRFAREGYSVCVTRRQRDALQPLIDSIQSAGGVAHGFGCDARDEEAMIALFNQIEAEIGPLDVVVFNIGANVRFSITDTTARVYRKVWEMAAFAGFLTGRQAAKAMLPRGHGSIIFTGATASLRGSSGFAAFSSAKFALRALAQSMARELGPQGIHVAHSIIDGAIDTDFIRDNFPERYALKDQGGILDPEHIAEQYWQLHCQPKDCWTHELDLRPWMETF from the coding sequence ATGTCTACCGCACCTGCAGCTCTGATCATCGGCGCCGGCGACGCCACCGGTGGCGCCATCGCCCAGCGTTTTGCCCGTGAGGGCTATAGCGTCTGCGTCACCCGCCGCCAGCGTGACGCTCTGCAACCCCTGATAGACAGTATTCAGTCTGCGGGGGGCGTGGCCCACGGCTTTGGCTGTGATGCCCGCGATGAAGAGGCCATGATCGCGCTGTTCAACCAGATTGAAGCCGAGATCGGCCCATTGGACGTGGTGGTGTTCAATATCGGCGCCAATGTGCGTTTCAGTATCACCGACACCACAGCACGGGTGTATCGCAAGGTCTGGGAAATGGCCGCCTTCGCCGGCTTTCTGACCGGCCGCCAAGCCGCCAAAGCCATGCTGCCGCGCGGGCACGGCAGCATTATCTTTACCGGCGCCACCGCCTCATTGCGCGGCAGTAGTGGGTTTGCCGCCTTTTCCAGCGCCAAATTTGCCCTGCGCGCATTGGCCCAGAGCATGGCCCGCGAGCTGGGCCCGCAGGGGATCCACGTCGCCCACAGTATTATTGATGGTGCTATTGATACCGATTTTATCCGCGACAATTTTCCCGAACGTTATGCCTTGAAAGACCAGGGCGGCATCCTCGACCCTGAGCACATCGCCGAGCAATACTGGCAGCTGCATTGCCAGCCAAAAGATTGCTGGACCCACGAGCTGGATCTGCGGCCCTGGATGGAAACTTTCTGA
- a CDS encoding 2-hydroxychromene-2-carboxylate isomerase, with translation MSKSIDFYFDVGSPASYLAWTQLPALAENHQAQLNYKPMLLGAVFQATGNSSPGTVAAKGNYTRQDFQRFAKRYGVALKHNPHFPINTLMLMRGATAYLHTADFERYLEAIFRAMWVEELDMGKPEVVAGVLHKAGFDGAEVMTRVQDPAVKDQLKATTAEAIERGVFGAPTLFVGENMFFGQDRLDFVAEALANED, from the coding sequence ATGAGCAAAAGCATTGATTTCTATTTTGATGTCGGCAGTCCGGCCAGTTATCTGGCCTGGACCCAGTTACCCGCGCTGGCTGAGAACCATCAGGCACAACTGAACTACAAGCCGATGCTGCTGGGTGCCGTGTTTCAGGCTACCGGCAACAGTTCACCCGGCACTGTGGCCGCCAAGGGAAATTACACCCGGCAGGACTTCCAGCGCTTCGCCAAGCGCTATGGCGTGGCCCTCAAGCATAACCCCCACTTTCCGATCAACACCCTGATGCTCATGCGCGGAGCCACAGCCTATTTGCATACCGCTGATTTCGAGCGTTACCTGGAAGCCATCTTCAGGGCCATGTGGGTCGAGGAGCTGGATATGGGCAAACCAGAGGTCGTTGCGGGCGTATTGCACAAAGCCGGCTTTGATGGCGCGGAAGTCATGACCCGAGTGCAAGATCCGGCAGTCAAGGATCAACTCAAGGCCACTACAGCAGAAGCCATCGAGCGTGGGGTGTTCGGCGCACCCACTCTGTTTGTTGGCGAGAACATGTTCTTTGGTCAGGACCGGCTGGACTTTGTGGCCGAAGCTCTGGCAAACGAAGACTGA
- the dtd gene encoding D-aminoacyl-tRNA deacylase encodes MKALLQRVTTARVEVAGEVVGCIDQGLLVLVGVEPGDDQAKADKMLRRLLDYRVFNDAEGRMNCSLRDVRGGLLLVSQFTLAADTRKGLRPGFSTAAAPADAEALFTYMLAQAEQSHAPVASGRFAATMQVHLVNDGPVTFLLEV; translated from the coding sequence ATGAAAGCATTGTTGCAGCGGGTGACCACTGCCCGTGTCGAAGTCGCCGGGGAAGTGGTCGGCTGCATTGATCAGGGGCTGCTGGTGCTGGTCGGGGTTGAGCCGGGTGATGATCAGGCCAAGGCTGACAAGATGCTGCGCCGCTTGCTCGATTACCGGGTATTCAACGATGCCGAAGGCCGCATGAATTGTTCATTGCGCGATGTCCGGGGCGGGCTGTTACTGGTTTCACAGTTCACCCTGGCAGCTGATACCCGTAAAGGGCTGCGTCCGGGGTTTTCCACTGCAGCTGCCCCGGCAGACGCCGAGGCGCTCTTCACTTATATGCTGGCGCAGGCTGAGCAGTCACATGCGCCAGTGGCCAGCGGGCGTTTTGCCGCCACTATGCAGGTGCATCTGGTCAACGACGGCCCGGTTACCTTTCTGCTGGAAGTCTGA
- the pip gene encoding prolyl aminopeptidase, translating into MQLLYPEIKPYARHELAVESPHVLYADESGEPDGLPVVFIHGGPGAGCDSLSRRFFDPSLYRIVTFDQRGAGRSTPHGSLEKNTTADLVADLERLREHLGIQQWVLFGGSWGSTLALAYAQSHPERVLGMVLRGIFLCRPSDIHWFYQQGASRVFPDYWEDYQALIPTEERDDMVAAYYRRLTGDDEICRMHAAKAWSTWEGRCATLRPSSKVVERFSEARRAYALARIECHYFQHQSFLEQDQLLANMHKIAHIPGVIVHGRYDMVCPLDNALAVHQLWPGSELQIIRDAGHAASEPGIADALVRATESMAQQLLDLTPVAE; encoded by the coding sequence ATGCAACTGCTGTACCCCGAGATCAAGCCTTATGCCCGGCATGAGCTGGCGGTTGAGTCGCCGCATGTGCTCTATGCCGATGAAAGTGGTGAGCCGGATGGCCTGCCGGTGGTTTTCATTCACGGCGGTCCGGGCGCTGGCTGCGATAGCCTGAGCCGGCGCTTCTTTGATCCTTCACTGTATCGCATTGTCACCTTTGATCAGCGGGGTGCCGGGCGCTCAACCCCACATGGCAGCCTGGAAAAAAACACCACTGCCGACCTGGTGGCTGACCTGGAAAGGTTGCGCGAGCACCTGGGTATTCAGCAGTGGGTACTCTTTGGCGGCTCATGGGGGTCAACCCTGGCGCTGGCTTATGCGCAATCGCATCCCGAGCGGGTTCTGGGTATGGTGTTGCGGGGGATTTTCCTTTGCCGGCCGAGTGATATTCACTGGTTTTATCAGCAAGGGGCCAGTCGGGTTTTCCCGGATTACTGGGAGGATTATCAGGCACTGATTCCGACTGAGGAGCGTGATGACATGGTCGCAGCCTATTATCGCCGTCTGACGGGTGATGATGAGATCTGTCGCATGCACGCGGCCAAGGCCTGGTCGACCTGGGAAGGGCGCTGCGCCACGTTACGGCCCAGCAGCAAGGTCGTAGAGCGCTTCAGCGAGGCCCGTCGAGCCTATGCGTTGGCACGCATTGAGTGCCATTATTTCCAGCATCAATCATTCCTCGAGCAGGATCAGCTGCTTGCCAATATGCACAAGATTGCGCACATCCCCGGTGTGATTGTGCATGGCCGTTATGACATGGTGTGCCCGTTGGACAACGCCCTGGCGGTGCATCAGCTTTGGCCTGGCAGCGAGTTGCAGATCATCCGTGATGCCGGGCATGCGGCCTCCGAGCCAGGCATCGCCGATGCACTGGTTCGCGCTACCGAAAGTATGGCGCAACAGCTGCTCGACCTGACGCCGGTAGCCGAGTAA
- a CDS encoding NnrU family protein has translation MLALILGLVIFLGIHSTKMLAPAWRQQQISRIGLLPWKGLYSLVALLGLVLIVWGYGQARMAPVWLWESPTWTRHLAALLTIPAFILLVATYIPGSHIKARVGHPMLLAVKFWAIAHLLANGTLADLLLFGGFLVWAVVLYIASRRDDRASGYVPPAGKVTRDILVVIVGLVFWVIFAMWLHLWLIGRMPFAMG, from the coding sequence ATGCTGGCGCTGATACTTGGCCTGGTGATTTTTCTCGGTATTCATTCAACCAAAATGCTGGCTCCGGCCTGGCGCCAGCAACAGATTTCGCGGATAGGCCTGCTGCCCTGGAAAGGGCTGTATTCGCTGGTTGCGCTGCTGGGCCTGGTGCTGATTGTCTGGGGCTACGGCCAGGCACGTATGGCGCCGGTCTGGCTCTGGGAGTCACCCACCTGGACCCGCCACCTGGCCGCCTTGCTGACCATCCCGGCGTTTATTCTTCTGGTAGCGACCTATATACCGGGGTCACACATCAAGGCACGGGTTGGCCACCCGATGCTGCTGGCAGTGAAATTCTGGGCCATCGCGCATTTGCTGGCCAATGGCACGCTGGCCGATCTGTTGTTGTTTGGTGGCTTTCTTGTCTGGGCTGTGGTCCTTTATATTGCCTCACGCCGGGATGACCGCGCGAGCGGTTATGTGCCTCCTGCGGGCAAGGTGACGCGGGATATTCTGGTAGTGATTGTCGGCCTGGTGTTCTGGGTGATATTTGCTATGTGGTTACACCTCTGGCTGATTGGTCGGATGCCGTTTGCCATGGGCTGA
- a CDS encoding META domain-containing protein, with the protein MNKVTGVLSVMLAVGLLGGCSGEQGNGQATAQPEVSLPALTRISGNLTYSARIALSPDVVAVVQVTGAEDSDDLVLAEQRIQLEGRQVPIAFALEVDAETLAQAEDWRLQARIEDGGRTRWLSEALMLDPASGDQALGDLELMPYRDTAMTSVMNCGQRQIRAGHDGENLVLDVADERIVLLPVVAASGARYEAKGDPDTRFWSKGEQALLTLKGEEYPLCVAQGALPRPLQARGNEPFWRIDLDDQLTLRTPDEEVRELPYEVERLSGDESLIRSLDLGLELRLHRSLCHDSMSGMPYPYRAELTRSGTTHSGCAGDPEQLLQGTTWVVESINSAAPLDGSRVTLRFAPEQRLSGVASCNNFMAGYQLSGEGLSLQQVATTKKACESALMDQEQTVLAFLQGVQGFNINEDGELVLYSAEEQSLTARQAD; encoded by the coding sequence ATGAACAAGGTAACCGGGGTGCTGAGCGTGATGCTGGCAGTGGGTTTGCTGGGCGGCTGCAGTGGCGAACAGGGCAATGGTCAGGCGACGGCTCAGCCTGAGGTGAGCTTGCCGGCATTGACCCGGATCAGTGGCAATTTGACCTATTCCGCGCGAATTGCCCTCTCACCCGATGTGGTCGCAGTGGTGCAGGTTACCGGCGCCGAAGATAGCGACGATCTGGTGCTGGCCGAGCAGCGTATCCAGCTGGAAGGTCGGCAGGTGCCGATTGCCTTTGCGCTGGAGGTCGATGCCGAGACTCTGGCGCAGGCTGAAGACTGGCGCCTGCAAGCGCGGATTGAAGACGGTGGACGAACGCGTTGGCTGTCGGAGGCGCTGATGCTGGATCCGGCCAGCGGTGATCAGGCATTGGGTGACCTGGAGTTGATGCCATATCGTGATACGGCCATGACCAGTGTGATGAATTGCGGCCAACGACAGATACGGGCCGGTCATGATGGTGAAAACCTGGTGCTGGATGTCGCGGATGAACGCATTGTGCTCTTGCCCGTAGTGGCCGCATCCGGGGCCCGCTATGAAGCGAAAGGGGACCCGGATACCCGTTTCTGGAGTAAGGGCGAGCAGGCCCTGCTGACGCTCAAGGGCGAGGAATACCCGCTCTGCGTTGCCCAGGGTGCCTTGCCGCGCCCACTCCAGGCGCGGGGAAACGAACCCTTCTGGCGTATTGACCTGGACGACCAGTTGACGCTCCGTACGCCTGATGAAGAGGTGCGGGAACTGCCCTATGAGGTCGAGCGCCTGAGTGGCGACGAGTCACTGATCAGGTCGCTTGATCTCGGCCTTGAGCTACGTCTGCACCGTAGCCTGTGTCACGACAGTATGAGCGGGATGCCTTATCCCTATCGGGCCGAACTGACCCGGTCTGGTACCACCCATTCCGGTTGCGCCGGTGATCCCGAACAGCTGCTGCAGGGCACAACCTGGGTGGTCGAATCGATCAACAGCGCTGCACCGCTGGACGGATCACGGGTGACCTTGCGCTTTGCACCGGAGCAACGCCTGTCCGGCGTTGCCTCCTGCAATAACTTTATGGCCGGCTACCAACTGAGCGGGGAAGGCTTGAGCCTGCAGCAGGTGGCAACAACCAAGAAAGCCTGTGAATCGGCGCTGATGGACCAGGAGCAGACGGTGCTGGCATTCTTGCAGGGCGTGCAAGGTTTCAATATTAACGAAGATGGCGAGCTGGTGTTGTATAGTGCTGAAGAGCAAAGCCTGACAGCGCGACAAGCGGACTGA
- a CDS encoding VTT domain-containing protein, with protein MFANHRPRWPLYALLGLLALLLLGLLQPIGIDELLHWGIALAGHSATLPTLLLLMAALMSFGLPGSLCFWLIAPFYSPLISVPVLVMGSVAGAAGAYALGHRVGSAVRPNRLARQVLTLLARRSDFLTQCALRILPAFPHAFINLAAGVLHLPLTSFLLAAVLGLSIKWLVYAYAVHGMVSARLAEQSLDLSTLLPLFGLAGLLLTGSLVRRHWLRADDHAPLR; from the coding sequence ATGTTCGCCAACCATCGGCCACGCTGGCCCCTGTATGCATTACTTGGACTGCTGGCCTTGCTGCTGCTCGGGCTACTTCAGCCGATCGGTATTGATGAGCTGCTGCACTGGGGCATCGCCCTCGCCGGGCATTCCGCGACGCTGCCTACATTGTTGTTGCTGATGGCGGCGCTGATGTCTTTCGGCTTGCCGGGTAGCCTGTGTTTCTGGCTGATCGCGCCCTTTTACTCTCCTCTGATCAGCGTGCCGGTACTGGTTATGGGGAGCGTCGCCGGGGCAGCAGGCGCCTATGCGCTGGGACACCGGGTGGGCTCGGCCGTGCGTCCGAACCGCCTGGCCCGCCAGGTTCTGACACTACTGGCCAGACGCAGTGATTTTCTTACCCAGTGCGCCCTGCGCATATTGCCGGCTTTTCCGCATGCCTTTATCAACCTGGCTGCCGGGGTGCTGCATTTACCACTGACCAGTTTCCTACTGGCCGCTGTACTAGGCCTGAGCATCAAATGGCTGGTGTATGCCTACGCCGTTCACGGCATGGTCAGCGCACGACTCGCCGAGCAGTCGCTGGATCTATCCACTCTGCTGCCGTTGTTTGGACTGGCCGGCCTGCTGCTGACCGGCTCTCTGGTTCGACGCCACTGGCTGCGCGCTGACGACCATGCCCCCCTCCGTTGA